The following is a genomic window from Xyrauchen texanus isolate HMW12.3.18 chromosome 6, RBS_HiC_50CHRs, whole genome shotgun sequence.
gtgtggaaagtgtttcaGACACAAAGAGAGTCTTAAGGAGCACACGAGAACGCACACTAGAGAGCCTTTTACATGCCTTGAGTGTGGAAAGATTTTGGCAAGTCCATGTAGCCtaagaaaacatacaaatattcaCTCAAAGCAATTACACCACTGTTCAGAGTGTGGCAAGAGTTTCAAACAGGCAGATGGTCTCAGACTTCATCTACGCTATCACTTTGAAGAAAAGccatttaactgtgatcagtgcggccaaaaatttatttttgcatcAATGCTAAAAAGACATTTGAAACTTCACGAGACTAATGAGAAGCCTTACATCTGCGCtgtttgtggaaagagtttttcacAAATGTCAAATCTGAAACAGCACCAGAGAATACATTTTAGTGAGAAATCTCACATCTGCTGCTATTGTGGCAAAGCTTTTATCAGAGCTGAAGACTTGAAAGTgcaccaaagaattcatactggggaaaaaccttacaagtgctcacactgtggaaagggGTTCAAGCGTCCCAAACAGCAGAAAAGACATGAGAAGGTGCATACTAGAGAGAATCCATACTATTGCTCTCCGTGTGGAAAGAGTTACAGCACATTAAGTACTTTACGGAGACATTTAAAGAAGTTTTGCCCAAATGTGCACATTTTATCTTGAGAATCTTTACCATGTGAAAGAGACTAAAAGAATGATACCTGCCAATAACTCTTATAGGatggataaaataacattttgatcatttacatttatgcatttggcagacgcttttatccaaagtgacttacagtgcacttattacatggacaatccccccggcacaacctggagttaagtgtcttgctcaaggacacaatggtggtggctgtggggatcgaaccagcaaccttctgattaacaagttatgtgctttagcccactatgccaccaccactgcCATCATCATACCAGTTGATGAAATTACCATGACATCTTACAGCTTACATCTTACAGGTTTATTTTGTGTAACTGTCTTTGGCCCTTTGTGTGAAATGCCTGGTTTTGATTGTGCTTAACTTTGAAGACACACCcattgttatgattggctaaaatCTTTGAAGAGCAAATGCCCTACCACCATAACACgcatgcaaattattattattaattttttttcaagaatGAAAGAAAACATGCAAACgatttataaaatcacttaaatgCACTCAGTCCAACATTACTATTTAtagtgacattattattattgagacacaaatgcagttaacaatattaatattgcaaattttctatcacatagaaatgtacatttgataaaaaagCCTTCAGTTGGGTGGCAGATTTGAATTTACTGATATTACCAACAATGCAATCTGTAAAATTTTCCTAACAATTAAGGTATGTTGGGCTGTGTTAAAATATTCTGACAGTAGGACTTCTTAACTGATAAACAGGTAGATCTTTCATCAGGCACTTAATTATTGTTACGATCTTTTTCTATCAAAGTTAATTAAAACTGAACTAATTTACAGAGGATATAAAATAAAAGCTTCATTCTTAGTTCAGGGGGGTCCAAGCTCTTGTTTACCACAGTTCTTGCATAGTACCCAGAATTGTGCTGTGGTGTTAGTAGGATTATGGTAATCACATTTAAAACCATGCTCTTCCTACCAGATTTAATTATGGTTTTTAACAAACAAACTATGAAATTTGTAATGTATCACAATATCCTTGTAGATTCTATGAAGAATAAGTGCAATAAAAATGACCTATATTCTcctaatttataatatttaacaTAAGTATAATGTTGcaacatttattataaatgtattcaaCATTTCtaccaaaataccatagtttacACAGTTAGTGTTGCTAACTGCAATGTACTAAAACCGGTGATGTGTGGATTGTAAAGCTTGTAATTACTGTTGTGGcacaatgttttcctgtttacctTGTCACTGCTGTTAAGAATGTCAGGGCTGTTTAATCTGGTTTCAACAAGCTTCGCACAGAGCCTTTAAGATTTCCATATTTCACACTATATTTACCATGGAATTACTTGAGTGCAAAGCACGTGCGTGTGGCTCTGTAAAGTCATCAATTAGTTCACATAACTTAAGATCACAATAAAGACATCTACTTCTATCatattgtgtgtttgtatttattgTCACGGTCACCCATTTTATAGATCAGGAAATAGGAAATTAAGAGTGAAGCCAGGGAGAGTCACAGAGGATAATTTTGGATGAAGTTGAGAGTTCAGACATGaagttcaatgttttgttttttgagcaaTGACAGAGCTTTAACATTAAGTCCTTGGGTTATAGGATCCAGACCGCTGTCCATTGACAAATATATAATTACCCTGCCTAACTCATTTAAACTGCAAGATGGGTGGGATACAGACCCTTGAATTGCTTCCAGTGGAGTACTGACtatttcaaggatgtaaacattaacaaaggaattagaaagCTATTGCGCATGTCTATCCCTGAAGCATTTACGTTAGTGTtggagtccaccttagtcgagtcagactcaagtctgagtctttaaacaatcgagtcagaGTCCAAAGGGGGCCAAGTCAGACTCAAGACTGAGTCCATTGCATGCCAAGTCAAGTCTGAataaatctgttcatgaatctgaaatcaaattgtaaccgtaaactcaacatctatattttaagcttattttcaggtttacaactaagaaaaactattGTCAATATAAGTGCAACAAAAACACCTGTTGcatttactttttatatatatatatatattaaatacagttgaagaagtgtacatacacttaggttgaagtcattaaaactatttttactatttttttaaccacagatttaatattagtaaactattgttttggcaagtcgttaggacatctactttgtgcacgacACAAGTTAttcttccaacaattgtttacagacagattgtttagcttttaattgaccatatcacaattccagttggttaactgtgcctttaagcagcttggaaatttccaaaaaattatgtcaagccttcagACAATTAGCCAATATCCTTCAaacaggaggtgtactgaattggaggtgtacctttggatgtattttaaggcctaccttaagGCCTTACCTCTACctcacatcatgggaaaatctaaagaaatcagccaagacctccacaagtctggttcatccttgggaacaattaccaaatgcctgaaggtaccaaatCCATCTGTGCAAACagtagtacacaagtataaacaccatgggaccacacaaccATCATAcaactcaggaaggagacacattctgtctcctagagattaatgtagattggtgtgaaaagtgcaaataaatcccagaacaacaacaaaggaccttgtgaagatgctggaggaaacaagacaagtagacaagtatctatatccacagtaaaacaagtcctatttcgacataacctgaaaggctgctcagcaaggaagaagccactgctccgaaactgcaaaaaaaaaaaaaaagccagactacaatttgaaagtgcacatggggacaaagattttggataaatgtcctctggtctaatgaatttttttttttaactgtctggccataatgaccattgctatgtttggaggaataagggtgaggcttgcaagtcaaagaacaccatcccaacttttaagcatgtgggtggcagcaaCATGTTGTGGGGGTCCTTTGATGCAGGAGGGActgctgcacttcacaaaatagatgacatcatgaggaaggaaaatgatgtggatatattgaagccacatctcaagacatcagccaggatgttaaagctcggtcacaaatgtgtctttcaaatggacaatgactccaagcatatctccaaagttATTGCAAAATGGTTTAAAtacaacaaagtcaaggcattggagtggacatcacaaagctgtgacctcaatccgatagacaatttgtggcaactgaaaaagcgtgtgcaaacAAGAagccctacaaacctgactcagttacaccagttctgtctggaggaatgggccaaaattccagcaacttattgtgagaagcttgtggaaggctacccaaaatgtttgaccatagttaaacaattttaagtaatgctaccaaatactaacaaagtgtatgtaaacttctgacctactgggaatgtgataaaagaaatcaaatctgaaataaatcatgttctctactattattctgacatttcacattcttaaaataaagtagtgatcctaactgacctaagacagggaatgttttctacgattaacatttacatttattaatttggcagacgcttttatccaaagcgacttacaaaagaggaaaacataagcaaatcatcttaaggagacagtggtacgaaaagtgccatattacaaagtttcactatcatcagaatagtatacaaaacagatttaagagcaacaagaattgtaaataatttataattttttattttcttctagtgaccggttaagtgcttttggaaaagatgtgtttttagccgttttttgaagatagagtgAGTGAATCAGCTTcatggattgagttgggaaggtcattccaccaacgtggtatgatgaaactgaaagtccgggaaagtgttttggtgcctctttgttttggtactaCAAGGCGccgttccttagctgaccgcaggcttctggtgggaacgtagctctgcataaatgtttttaggtatgctggagcagacccagtgactgttttgtatgccagcatcagggccttgaattcagtacgtgcatgaaccggcagccagtggagagagacaaagagtggtgtaacatgtgctctcttaggttcattaaagaccagacgtgctgctgcattctgtatcatttggagaggtctaatagcacatgcaggaaggcctgcaatgagagcgttacagtagtccagtctagttatgtcaagtgactgaacgagcagttgtgtggcatgtacagagaggaagggtcttatcttcctgatattgtagagtgtaaatctacatgatcttgcagtctttgagatgtggtctgtgaaatttagctcatcatcaatggttacccctagatttctgaccgttttggaaggcgaaactgtagttgtacccagttgcacggtgatgttgtgttcaacagcagggttggctggaaagacaaggagttcggtcttgg
Proteins encoded in this region:
- the LOC127644907 gene encoding gastrula zinc finger protein XlCGF57.1-like; the protein is MEFVKEEFIKEESEDFSISEPFRLKNEDTGEQRDPMEVKEESEELNEEEEKQPYQKPCDFITGEKSYSCSQTDKKFSQKRTRKAKTKHSFICPQCGKSFRQKGQLNVHIRTHTGEKPFTCHQCGKNFTQKGHLNVHSRTHTGETPFTCLQCGKCFRHKESLKEHTRTHTREPFTCLECGKILASPCSLRKHTNIHSKQLHHCSECGKSFKQADGLRLHLRYHFEEKPFNCDQCGQKFIFASMLKRHLKLHETNEKPYICAVCGKSFSQMSNLKQHQRIHFSEKSHICCYCGKAFIRAEDLKVHQRIHTGEKPYKCSHCGKGFKRPKQQKRHEKVHTRENPYYCSPCGKSYSTLSTLRRHLKKFCPNVHILS